The following proteins are co-located in the Apium graveolens cultivar Ventura chromosome 5, ASM990537v1, whole genome shotgun sequence genome:
- the LOC141662051 gene encoding heat shock factor protein HSF24-like, producing the protein MTGRSAAAPFLTKTYQLVDDGNTDQVVSWNQTGEAFIVWKTAEFAKDLLPAYFKHNNFSSFVRQLNTYGFRKIVPDKWEFSNQNFKRGRKDLLVDIRRRKSANPSPTITTDAGKSGSPVAGILTPTNSGEDPLSFSTSTTSSPKNTVLIEALKYEVITEENNKLKKENERLSSELAQIKQKCNELISLLTRRMKVGPEMISQRSGSSDVVVEVGERGKSVNEGKEDDDDDDGECMKLFGVWVKNKTKKRVRDEIFDYCDGGYGNKEMKMGGAAEWMKVGTS; encoded by the exons ATGACGGGGCGATCGGCGGCGGCGCCGTTTCTGACAAAGACATATCAGCTGGTTGATGATGGGAACACGGACCAAGTCGTGTCCTGGAACCAAACTGGAGAAGCTTTCATTGTCTGGAAAACAGCCGAGTTTGCTAAGGATTTGTTGCCTGCTTATTTCAAGCACAACAACTTCTCCAGCTTTGTCCGTCAGCTCAACACTTAT GGTTTTCGCAAGATTGTACCAGACAAGTGGGAATTCTCGAATCAAAATTTCAAGAGAGGCCGTAAGGATCTTCTCGTTGATATCCGTCGCCGGAAAAGTGCAAATCCTTCTCCAACTATAACTACTGACGCCGGAAAATCAGGCAGCCCTGTCGCCGGAATTCTAACTCCGACGAACTCCGGAGAGGACCCTCTTTCATTTTCAACCTCCACCACCTCATCCCCGAAGAACACGGTGTTAATCGAAGCACTAAAATACGAGGTGATAACCGAAGAGAACAACAAGTTGAAAAAAGAGAATGAGAGACTGAGTTCAGAACTCGCTCAGATAAAACAGAAGTGTAACGAGTTAATTAGTCTTTTGACTCGGCGAATGAAGGTGGGGCCAGAAATGATAAGTCAAAGAAGTGGGTCCAGTGATGTTGTTGTTGAGGTTGGTGAGAGGGGCAAAAGTGTAAATGAGGGTAAAGAAGATGACGATGACGATGATGGGGAGTGTATGAAGCTGTTTGGGGTGTGGGTGAAAAATAAAACGAAAAAGAGGGTTCGAGATGAAATATTTGATTATTGTGATGGTGGTTATGGAAATAAAGAAATGAAAATGGGAGGTGCGGCTGAGTGGATGAAAGTTGGAACATCTTAA